A region of the Peredibacter starrii genome:
GTATACTTTGGTCGCCCCACTATCAATCATGAAGCTTCCCCAGAGAGATTCATTTTTGTCCCAGAGACTTCTGGCCGACCAGTGCTGCGAAGGAGCGAAGATAAAGCGAAGATCGCGCACACGCACTTCTTCCCACCAATCCATGGCCTTTACATTTTGAACGCCGGCCTTTTTAAGAAGCTTTTCATCGCCCAGTGAAACCAAGAATAACGGATGAAACTTGGCATCCAGTCTCTGGATGGTTTCAAGATCGAGATGATCATAATGATTGTGAGAAATCAGAACCACATCAATTTTCGGTAGGACATCAAAAGGAATTCCAGGCTCTCTTACACGTTTTGGTCCGGCCCATGAAAAAGGGCTGGTGCGATCAGAGTAGACCGGATCAGTGAGAACATTGAGACCCGGAAATTGCAGAAGGAAGGTTGAATGATTAATCCAGGTAGCACTCACCTTCTCATCCAGACCCAGAGGTCTCATAGGAAAATTTTTATTAGGAACAGTTTCGGGCCAGTCGACCCGAGCGTTAGTCATCTTCCATTTTAAAACCTGCCAGAATGACTTTAGATCATTCTGGCCCGGGTTTAAAAACGTTTTACCGTTATAGTGATCGGAAGTTTTATAAGTCTCAGATATAGATTCAAAACTCGCCATCATGAGGAGGAGACAAACTAAGCTCTTCATTATTGAAGACTCGGTTGTTCCTCATGTCCGTTTCCCTCAACCACCATGCCTTCTCCATTCCAGGTCATCGTGATTTCGCCTTCTGGCAGACTACCTTCGAGGATTTTCTTCGAAAGCGGTCTTGTGATAAGACGTTGGAAAACACTATTCAGCGGTCTCGCTCCGTATTGGAAATCAAAGCCCTGCTCACTAAGAGCTTCATAGGCCTTTGGATCCAGACGAAGTTGAACTTTCTTAGCACGTAGACGCTCATTCAAGTGTCTTACTTGCTTATCCACCAATTGCTTCATGATACGTTTATCCAGCTCATGGAAGTAAAGAACTGAATCAATACGACCAAGGACCTCTGGCTTAAAGTCATCTTTCGGTGACTTCGAGTTTGAAGTCATCATGATGATGGTGTTTTTAAAATTCACCGTACGACCCTTATTATCAGTCAGACGTCCGTCATCCAGAATCTGAAGAAGAATGTCCGCGAAGTCAGGGTGAGCTTTTTCAATCTCATCAAAAAGAACCACACAATATGGTTTACGACGAATGGCCTCAGTTAAGACACCACCCTCTTCATAACCCACATATCCCGCAGGAGCACCGATGAGCTTCGATACTGAGTGCTTCTCAGAGAACTCAGAAAGGTCAAAGCGCACGATGTTTTCCTCATTATCAAAAAGATACTGAGTAAGCGCCTTGGCAGTTTCAGTTTTACCCACACCAGTTGGTCCTAGTAGTAGGAACGAACCTAGTGGACGAGTTTCATCTGAAAGACCGGCATAACTTGCAATCAGGGTCTCACTAATTTCATGCATCGACTCGTGTTGACCGAAGACTCTTTGATTCAAAAACTCTTCTAAGTGAAGGATATGATCCTGCTTAGATTTAAGAATCTTCTCAACCGGAATGCCAGTCTGACGAGAGATCACCTGAGCAATATGTTGTTTACTCAAAATCCAGGTGTGAGAGAAAGCACCTAGTTCTTTTTCCGTTTGCGGAATAAGCATGTACTTAATCTTCGACGCCTCTTCATAGTTCTGAGTACGTTCAGCGTTCTCTAGTTCAAATTTCAAACGGTCCAAACGGTTTTTAATCTCAGAGACTTTTTTAAGAGACTGGATTTCTTTTTCCCAAGTCGCTTTCCCTTCATCAAATTTCTTTTGAAGAGTTTCAATGTCTTTCTTCAGGTCCTGATTGTCCTTGTCCATCTCAGCATAGATCTTCTTTGAACGAAGTTCAGCTTCTGTCTCAACCAGTTTTGCAGGCATTGCTTCCGCAGAAAGTTTCAAGGCACTTGAAGCTTCATCAAGAAGGTCAATTGCTTTATCCGGAAGATTCTTATCGGTGATGTACTGATCTGATAAGAAAACCGCATTATAAACGGCATCATCAGAAATTTTAATCCCGTGGTGAGCTTCCATTTTCGAACGCACACCCATAAGAATCTCAACCGAGTCTTCTTTTGAAGGCTCATTAACAGGAACAGAACGGAAACGGCGTTCTAAGGCCGGATCATTTAAAATGTACTTTTGATATTCATCAAAAGTTGTGGCACCGATACAATGAAGTTCTCCGCGCGCCAGTGCAGGTTTTAACAAGTTCGCCGCATCCATTGCCCCATCGGTGCGTCCTGCTCCGACGAGCTGATGGATTTCGTCGATGAAGAGAACGACTTCTCCAGACTTCGACTTAACGAACTTCAGTAGATTTTGAATTCTTTCTTCAAAGTCACCACGGTACTTGGTTCCCGCCATAAGTGAGCCCATCTCAAGGGAATAAACTGTTTTGCCTTTTAGAATGTCAGGCACTTTCCCTTTTACGATTTGCTCCGCGAGCCCTTCCACGATGGCCGTTTTTCCGACTCCAGCTGGCCCCACCAATACTGGATTGTTTTTGGCCCTTCTGCCCAATATTTCAATGACAGATCTGATTTCTTTAGTTCGCCCGATAACTGGATCGAGCTTCCCTTTCTGTGCCATCTCGTTGAGGTTAACGAGAAACGTGGGTACCTCCACTTCTTCGGCCGGGTCAGCGAACTTAGCGTAGTCCACTTTAAGATTCGGGAAGAATTGGGGCAAAAATTTTAATAAATGTTTTTCCGCAACTTCGGTCTTGCCTTGTTGAACCGAGTCTCCTGAAGCAAGAGTGATCCACTCTTGAAGCTTCGGTGACGTACGAAGATTATCAATGCTGACATTACCAGACGTTCTTGGCAGATTATTTAAAAGTGCCTCAACTTCCTTCACATTATCTTTCATCGCTTTTGAAGCGTATGAAGACTTATTGAGAATTAATCCATAAAGGAGATGCTCCGGTGCGAGTTCCGTGTTCTTTTTCTTTAGGGCCTCGGACTGAGCGATATCCAGGGATCCTAAAACCACTTGATCGAATTTATTCATATATCCCTCTCCTTGATACTTTCATATCAAGCAAGATGGGGACCAAATCATCGTCGTCAAGTGTCAGGGAAATATTATTTTTGAACTTTTAGGAGTTTAACTCTTTTACTTTGATCAAGCTCTTTAATGACCTCAGTTTCGATAGTTGCCCCTGCAAGAACTTCGCTCAAATCCTTCGATTCCTGCTTAGAGAGGTCGCGTTTCATGACCTGATAACGCGAGAGAATGCTATTGTGGCAAACTTCCCATTCATGACTAAATTTGGTCTCGGGAAAGACCCTTACCAGGCGCTCCTGAGGGTTCTGTGCCTTGAAGGTACGGGAGAAGGCCTGAACGGTTAAAGGAAGGAGTTTACGGTCTTTACGGGCCATCTGAGAGAGGCGCTCGACCTCAAGGTCATGCTTTACCTGAATAAACTGGTGACACCAATTTTCTGTTCCTTCCATCGGACACTTTTCTGGCAATGGGCATGGATAAAGAACGTTATAATCTTTTAAAAGTTCGGTCCGGATTTTGAGCATCTTCGGGAAGAAGTCTTTAGTACCCGGTTCGATGAAAAGAATATGATCCGGATTTATTTTTTGGATGTAATCCAAGGCCACGTCAGCGCCCATTTCATTGGCGGAGTGACCGAAGAGAAGAAACTTTGGATTTGGGTTAGACCATTCCCAACGAGAACCCTGGAATAGTTTATCCTGATGAAGACCTTCCCAGATTTTCTTTCCTTGCTCTTTCATAAGGCTTGAGAGCTCGATCTGATAAAAGTCTTTTTCTGCCCCCATAGATTTCCAGGCCAAAGAGAAAGTACCGGGACCAGCACCCAGATCGATGAAGTCGCAGTTTTTAAGCTCCTCCATCCAACCTTGCGGCATCCATTTAAAAACTTCCTGAAGCTTCGGGACATTGGTTGAGAGATAAAAAACCGTATAGGCCGAAACCAGCCTTGGGTCTTTTAAGTAGTCGCCAATTTTGTCACGATTAATTGTGAACTTCTGGGAGATCTCTTCGATCGCCGCCAGAAGTTCGTGTTCAGAATTAAACTGATAAATGAGATGTGGTGTGAGGTCGCTTAGTTTCATTTACTGGCAAGCATAATCCGCGCGGATGTCTTGATCAACATCAATACAGTGCTGCTGCAATTTTCTTAAACTGCCTTGGATCCGGCCCTGAAGACCTTCACACTCATTGGGGTCCATCATATAAAAGAAAGCGTTCTCATACTCTCCAATACGAAGACCTTGAATAAAGCTCTGACAGTCGATGACGACTTTTTCTTGAAGATTGGTCTTCAGAACAAAACTTCTATCGAGTTCACCATCTTTTACCATTTTCCTTACACGGATTTCTCCGGCAATGGCCTGTAAAAGAGATAGGCCTAGAATAGCTCCAAAAATGTATTTCATATGTTCTCCGATAAAGTCTCATCGGAGATCCCCTTACCTAGCTGAACTTATACCTGACTTTCCCTGACAGTAAGGCAAATTGTGCCTTTTAGGTTAAGACCTCATATTGTCTGACACCCCTTGATGAAGCGATTTCGCTTTTGTACAAAACCCTTACCGAAACCAGGGAGGCCCGAATGAAGTATTGTGTACTCACTCTTTTCTTAGTTCTTAGTTCAAATGTCTTTGCTTCTGAATACACCTTTGAATCCACCGAATTGCCCCTGACTGAAAAACAATCCCGCATGCTTGATACTCTTGTTCCGGCAACTGTTGATCCGGGGCAGGTCATTAGCTGGGGAAAGGACATCGTGGCCTTGGGTGAAGCAATTTATGAATTGGTGAGAAAAGGCAGACCCACTTCTCAAACTGAATACGCTCCCATCAGTGTGGTTCCAAGAGATCCCGTGACTCGTAACTATGTTGAGCCGATGGAACTTGAAGACGCCACTGATCCTATTAAACGTCGTTTTGTCGTGAGTGCGAAGAATGGTTGGGGATCAGAAGTGTTAAGAGTCGAGTATCTTCTCCTCTTTCAAGTTGCCAAATATAACGGCAAAGGAAAATACATTCTAAATGCAGTGATGATTCCCAGTGTGAAAGTGGGATACGGCTTTGACTTCACATCGAAAATGAAAGTTGCTGGAGTGTCGAATAAAGGAAAGGCCAGTGATCCACTCGTATCGATGACATTAGATGTGCATCACACTGTGGGGAGCATTGTGAATGAACTCGAAGGCCATACAGTGGTGACTCTCACCGGCAATGGAACCGTGACATTAGAATAGCTCTTTTAAGTCCCCTAAATACGTGAGTTCTTTAGGGGACTTAATAATAACTCCAAAAGCTGATTTGGATCACTTTTTAGGCCGACGAAGAGTGGTATTCTCCACTAACAGGAGCCGAACATGAGCAAGATCAGTCATAATATCCAATGTGAAAATTGTCCCTCTAAAGAAAGTGGAATTTTTTGTAATCTCGAGCGAATGGCCCTACAAGAAGTTTCACAAAATAAAGTGATGAACACTTATAAAAGAGGCCAGACCATTTTCTTTCAAGGTAATCCTCCTTTCGGTCTGTACTGTATTTCGAATGGAAAAATCAAAGTCTATAAGACTGGAAACGATGGTAAAGAAACGATTCTTCGTATCGTTGGCCCGGGAGATGTTCTTGGCCACCGCAGTCTTTTTAGCAATGAAAACTACAACGCCACTGCGACTGTGATTGAAGACACTCAAGTGTGCTTCATCGATAAAAACTTCATTCATCAAGCGCTGAAAAAAGAACCATCGATTGCGCTTAATCTCATTGAGAAATTTAGCCGCGAGATGGGAACAGCTGAAGCTCGAAGCGCATCTATCTCAAGTAAAAGTACAAGAGAGCGCCTTGCTGAACTTCTTTTGAGCTTTCATGAGAGTTATGGTGTGGCAGAAAAAGACGGAAGAACTCGTTTAGATATCAAACTCAGCCGTGAAGAATTTGCATCAATCGTTGGTGCAGCTCAAGAAACTGTTATTCGCCTCTTCTCAGACTTCAAAGATGAGGGTGTGATTGAGCAAGAAGGTAAGATCATTTTTATCACTGATAAAGAGAAATTATTAGAGATTGCGAACTTAGATTACTGATCTAAGACATAGTCTCATCTTTTTTTCTGGTTTAAATTTCCAGTATGAAGATAAATTCGAGTCTCCTGACTGATAAAGACATTTCAATTTTAGGCCAGGTTTTTGAGACCTTGGTGTTTCCTAATGACTTTGATTTGATTTATGAAAATCATGTGCCCCCTACAGGCGTGGTTCTGATTGAAGGGAAATTGGAAATCCTAAAAAGGAATAAACCCAAATTAGAAATCACGACACTGCAGTCTTTTGGGATCAAGGAACTGCTAAAAGGCACTCCACTCCCCTTCGGCTGCAGGATCAAGGCAAACTCCAAAGTCATGCTTATCAGCAAATCTTTGGTCCTTGAAAATAAACTCGCGGACCTTTTCAATTTGGCCACTTAAACCCTGGCAATTGGGCATGGCACTTTGACCAAAAATACGCGTCACATCTAGGCTGCTTATATGTGGAGTCAGCTAAAAAACTTCCTGGAAGAGATGAGACTTTTAATCTTTAGTCCGTTTTTCTTCTTCCTCACCCTGATCGGTAATGGTTTCATTATTTCCTGCGGCTACCTTTTTTACCACATAGAAAAAGATGTTAATCCCAAGGTAACTCACTTCATTGACGCCCTTTGGTGGAGCTTTACCACGGCCACAACAACTGGCTACGGCGACATTACCCCCATGACTGATTTCGGAAAAATCCTTAGCATTTTTTTGATGATCAGTGGACTTCTGCTCTTCGCGATTTTCACCGCTATGTTCGCTGAAACCATTCTAACCTATAGAAGAGGTCAAAAAAAATAATTACGGGATATCCAGGCTTCCATCTGCCTTAAACGGAAATGCTCCCCAGGCCACTTCCCACATATGCCCATCGGGATCGGTGAAATAACCGCTATAGCCGCCCCAAAAGACTTCCTGGGGCTTTTTAACGATCTTGCCGCCGGCCTTTTCAACTAGCGCCATCACTTCATCCACCTGATGTTTTTCTTTTGTATTGTGAGCGATGGTGATTCCAGAGAACGCTGGGAATTTTGCTTCACGATTATCACCTATATCTTTTACCAGTTCCTTCAGCGGGAAAAGTGAAAGTGCGGTGCCGCTGGTTTTAAAGAAAACCACTCCCTTCTCTTCGGACCAAGTCGTCGGAAAGCCCAGGGCCTCGTAGAATTTCTTTGATCTTGCCAGATCTGAAACGCCTAAAGTGATTAATGATATTCGCGGTTCCATAATGTCCTTTGTCCAAAAGGTGCCAGGTTACTTTCGCTAGCGGAAGTGCTCTTGACAATTCCGTACATTTTACGTATCATGATTTTGGATTTGAATCAATCAAAAAACGATGGCGAAGAAAATCTTAAGTTTCACTTCCGCCAGCGAAAGTGATTTCAAATCTTCAATTTCTCTAACAGATCTAATTCTGCTTTGCTTAAAGTATTCTGATTCTTGAAAATGGCGAGCATGTCATAAGGAAAGCTGTATTTGATATCACGCACCTGCTTAAAACCATGCAAGTCAATCAGATCAGGCACAAGACATGTTCCTCCAAGAGTTTCCATGGTCTTTCGACAAACTGACCAACTCTCCACTTGAATATACTGTTCTAAATCTTTGTTCTGCTTATTGAGTGACTTAAAAAGATGATTCACTTCCGGCCGATTCTCCGTCGTGATTAAAGGACCAGAAAATTTTCCCGACTTCGATTGCAAAACAAAGTGACCTTTCGCAATTACCTTCGAACCAAATCCAAATGTCTTATTGTCATTGATAATAAGACCCAGCTGGGCCTCCCCATCAGTAACTAATTGACGAACCTTGGCACTCGTTCCAATTTGAATCCGAACTTTACCTAACTTCATTTTTTTTAAGGCCGGTAATACAAAATATTCTGCTATAGTCGCTGAACAAGCGATGCTCATCTCAGGCGCAGCATTCAGTCCTGCGAGCTCGGTATTAAAAGCTTCTAAACTCTTCTTGGCCTTTTGATAAAAAACTCTGCCTTCATCAGTCAGCTCTAATCGATTCTTAGCATGAATAATCAATTCATAACCTAAAAGATTTTCCATTCGGCGAATCGCCTGACTAATCGCAGGTCTTGAGATGTGATTTTTTTCGGCCGCCAGTGTGAGGCTCGCCAAATCAATGGTGTCGGTAAAGTACTGAAGAGCACTGAGGCTTAAGTCGGTCCATTTCATAGTAACCAAAACTTACCATTTCATGAATAATTAGTCACTTTTTGTTTTATCTCCAAAAGGATAGTAATTCCTCACACAACCACTGGAGACTTTATGAAATTCGTATTCCTGGCAATCGCCCTTTCTCTCTCAACTTCCCTATTTGCGGGGTCCGTGACCGTTCAGGTTTATGCGAGGGCCGCTTTTACTTGTCGTAATGTTGAGGAACAGGCCATCTGGAATCTTCAACGTAAATGTGCCGAACTAAACATGAAGCTTACTCATTATGCTTTTGGTCAATGTCAACCGGCCGGCGATGATGGTGGATATGTTAACTACCTGGACCTTACGGCCTACGGAACTTGTACTCCTCACAAGAATTAAATATTGTAGAGGGATGAAAATTGAAAAAATGTCCCTCGAAGATTTAACCGAAGTTACTCACCTGGCCGAGCAACTGGGTTATCCCAACACGGTTGAAGAAGTAACTCAGCGCTTTGTTGAAATGATAAATGATCCTGACTATGCCCTCTTTGTAGCTAAGACAGACAGGGTGTTGGGTTGGATTCAGATCAATCATGAACCAAAGACTCTTCTCATCGGTCCGCGTGCTGATATCGCAGCACTAGTGGTAGATGAAAATTCTCGCAGTCTTGGTGTGGGTAAAGCTTTGGTGAAAAGGGCCGAAGAATGGGCCCGTGAAAATAAAATTGAACTTGTGAGAGTAAAATCAAATACCAAACGCGAGGCCGCTCATCGCTTTTACCAACGCGAGGGATATACACTCGCGAAGACCTCGCACATGTTTTCAAAACAGCTTAAATAAAAAAGGCCCCTTTCGGGGCCCTTCATTTATTAACGAGACTTGATGTCTTTGTATGTGTTCTTCGTGTCGCCAGTGTAGATCTGACGAGGACGACAAATCTTGAAGCCTGGTTGTTCAACCATCTCTTTCCACTGCGCCATCCAACCTGGAAGACGACCCATAGCAAACATAACTGTGAACATGTTAGTTGGGATACCAAGTGCACGGTAAATGATACCAGAGTAGAAATCTACGTTCGGGTATAGTTTACGAGATACGAAGTACTCATCTTTAAGAGCAACTTCTTCAAGGCCTTTAGCGATATCAAGAAGAGGATCTTTTACACCGAGAGTTGTTAGAACTTTGTCACAAGCAACTTTGATGATCTTAGCGCGTGGATCGAAGTTCTTATAAACGCGGTGACCGAAGCCCATAAGACGTGAGTTAGAGTTTTTATCTTTAACTTCAGCAAGGAAAGCTTCGTAGCCTTTGCCTGATTGCTTAATTTCTTCAAGCATTTCAAGAACGGCCTGGTTAGCACCGCCGTGTAGAGGTCCCCAAAGAGCGTCAACACCCGCAGAGATAGTTGCGAAGATGTTTGCTTTAGAAGAACCAACCATACGAACTGATGAAGTTGAACAGTTCTGCTCGTGATCTACGTGAAGGATAAGAAGAATATCTAGTGCCTTAGCAACGTCTTTATTAACGTTCTTGTCACCAGTCATCATGTGGATGAAGTCAGAACAGTAGTCGAGAGACTTGTCTGATTTTACGAACTCTTTACCTTGAGAGTGGCGGTAAGCATATGCAGCTACCACTTTCAATTGACCCATAAGCTGAGCGATTGCTGTGTCTTTCTGAGCAGGAGTCAGGTCCTGAGCACAAAGATCATGGTAGAACGCTGAAAGCGAAACCATATTTGAAGAAAGAACGGCCATTGGGTGAGCGTCTTTCGGGAAAGCTTTAATTTGTGTTTTGATGCCTTCAGGCACGTCGTCGAAAGAAGCGATTCTTTCTTCGAAAGCTTTAAGTTCTGCAGCAGTTGGAAGTTTGCCGTAGAACACAAGGTAAGATGACTCAAGGAACGAAGACTTCTCAGCGATTTCTTCGATTGAGTAACCGCGGTATTTAAGGATACCAACTTCACCATCAAGGAAAGTGATTGCTGAAGTACAAGCACCAGTGTTCATGTAGCCAGAATCTAGCGTCACGAAACCAGTCTCGGCCCTTAGTTTTGTAATATCGATTGCCTTCTCACCTTCAGTGCCGGTGAATACAGGTAGTTCAATGGTTTTGTCGCCTAGTACAAGTTTTGCCTTATCAGACATGGAGGACTCCTCTGCAGAAATATTGAAAATAAATAGACGGGATGTTGTGACCGCATTTTATCTAAATGTGAGCTATCTGTCTAAATACTCTTGATAATTCCGTCTCGGAAAATAGTGACAAAAGATAAAGTAGAGTTAAAGAACTGGTGCCAAAAATTCTAAGAAGTGGTGACAAAACAGCTCCACTATTGCTCTGTTCTGACAGCAACGCTGACTCACTAGCAGCGCGTCTTGTAGTTGTAATCAATGATTAAATCAAAAATAGTCAATGATTCCTTACTTTTGGCACTCTACTTGCTTTTATGACCTCACAATTCAAACAAGATGTTTGGGTATTAAAGGAGAGGGCATGAAAAAGGCTTCATCATCGTTTTTGGTATTATTCTTCGCTGCACTACTGGTCTCGTTCCAATCATTCGCTCAAATGAGTGACGTGATGAGTGAGCGAGTTCAGCAAACTCTTAGACGCCAGGAGCGACTTCGCTTATCGGACCTATTAAGAGTTTCGCCCTACGAAGAACGCGAGATGGAAGTTTTGTCCCTCACTATTTATGCTCAAAGTTATCTGAGTCAGAGTACGCTACAAGTTTTGCAATTTGGTCGCGCTATCGCAGCACCTCAAATCATCCGTCGTCAGAGTCAGGTTCGCATTGTGTTCCCGGCCCGCACTTCACTTGAAGGAATTGAAATCCTGGCCCAGGACGAACTCTTCTTAGAGAGCGTATCTGCTGAAGTGCTTCGCCTGCGCACTCCATACCCTCCAACTAACCCTTACCCGCCAACAAACCCGTACCCACCGACGTACCCGGGGCCTGAGCGTCAGCCATCTCCGAATCAGATGATCCCGCTTCAGGTAATGCAAGACGTGCGTATGCAACAGGAAATCCAATTGGACACTCTGGTAAGACAACAAATGGGTCTAACTCTTGTGGGTGCTGAAATTCAACGTGTGGTGGTTCAAGGACAACCTCTGGGTTACGGCCGAGCTGCAAGTGTGCAAGTGGTGCTGAACGGTCGATTAGTGGGTGAAGAGAAGTTTCTGAATCCTTCTCAGCAGGCCCTTCCACTTCCAATCAACTCTTATGAAGAAGTACGCTCTCTAGGTCTTCTGGTTCGCGGCGATGCTCGCATCCAATCAGTCTCAATCCGTGTTGGCCAGGTTCGTCCTCAGTACCCGCAACAACCTCAGCAACCGCGCATTCAACGTGTGACTGTTGGGCAAGAGATCGGTTCATACAACGTACTTGAGCTTTCACGAGTTCTTCCTTACGAATCTCGCCTTATCCGTTCAATCACGCTTGAGGCCCGCTCTCGTTCAGGTGTTCGTGCTGAAGTCGCGCTGGCAACTCCATACCAAGTGCTGGGAACACTGGTTGTGACACAAACTCCGATGAGACCGGTTATCCGACTATTTACTCCAACTTCACCTCGTGACCTTCGACTTCAATCGTACTCACAAGTGCTGATTGATTCACTTGAGATCGAATTCGAAACAGGTTACTAGTTCCCCTCCAAAATGCTCCCCTTCGGGGGAGCAATTTTCTTTTACAACTTCCCCCTCCCCAGCTATCGTTTCATTTTCAACCGGAGAATGAACGTGAAGTGGGACAAGCCTCTTACCGAAGCCGTACTTTTAAAACGCTATAAACGCTTCCTGGCGGACATTCAGCTAGGTGATGATACCTTTACCGCCCACGTCCCCAATACCGGCAGCATGACCTCGTGCTGGG
Encoded here:
- a CDS encoding ATP-dependent Clp protease ATP-binding subunit, coding for MNKFDQVVLGSLDIAQSEALKKKNTELAPEHLLYGLILNKSSYASKAMKDNVKEVEALLNNLPRTSGNVSIDNLRTSPKLQEWITLASGDSVQQGKTEVAEKHLLKFLPQFFPNLKVDYAKFADPAEEVEVPTFLVNLNEMAQKGKLDPVIGRTKEIRSVIEILGRRAKNNPVLVGPAGVGKTAIVEGLAEQIVKGKVPDILKGKTVYSLEMGSLMAGTKYRGDFEERIQNLLKFVKSKSGEVVLFIDEIHQLVGAGRTDGAMDAANLLKPALARGELHCIGATTFDEYQKYILNDPALERRFRSVPVNEPSKEDSVEILMGVRSKMEAHHGIKISDDAVYNAVFLSDQYITDKNLPDKAIDLLDEASSALKLSAEAMPAKLVETEAELRSKKIYAEMDKDNQDLKKDIETLQKKFDEGKATWEKEIQSLKKVSEIKNRLDRLKFELENAERTQNYEEASKIKYMLIPQTEKELGAFSHTWILSKQHIAQVISRQTGIPVEKILKSKQDHILHLEEFLNQRVFGQHESMHEISETLIASYAGLSDETRPLGSFLLLGPTGVGKTETAKALTQYLFDNEENIVRFDLSEFSEKHSVSKLIGAPAGYVGYEEGGVLTEAIRRKPYCVVLFDEIEKAHPDFADILLQILDDGRLTDNKGRTVNFKNTIIMMTSNSKSPKDDFKPEVLGRIDSVLYFHELDKRIMKQLVDKQVRHLNERLRAKKVQLRLDPKAYEALSEQGFDFQYGARPLNSVFQRLITRPLSKKILEGSLPEGEITMTWNGEGMVVEGNGHEEQPSLQ
- a CDS encoding LysR family transcriptional regulator; this encodes MKWTDLSLSALQYFTDTIDLASLTLAAEKNHISRPAISQAIRRMENLLGYELIIHAKNRLELTDEGRVFYQKAKKSLEAFNTELAGLNAAPEMSIACSATIAEYFVLPALKKMKLGKVRIQIGTSAKVRQLVTDGEAQLGLIINDNKTFGFGSKVIAKGHFVLQSKSGKFSGPLITTENRPEVNHLFKSLNKQNKDLEQYIQVESWSVCRKTMETLGGTCLVPDLIDLHGFKQVRDIKYSFPYDMLAIFKNQNTLSKAELDLLEKLKI
- a CDS encoding potassium channel family protein, whose product is MWSQLKNFLEEMRLLIFSPFFFFLTLIGNGFIISCGYLFYHIEKDVNPKVTHFIDALWWSFTTATTTGYGDITPMTDFGKILSIFLMISGLLLFAIFTAMFAETILTYRRGQKK
- a CDS encoding citrate synthase, coding for MSDKAKLVLGDKTIELPVFTGTEGEKAIDITKLRAETGFVTLDSGYMNTGACTSAITFLDGEVGILKYRGYSIEEIAEKSSFLESSYLVFYGKLPTAAELKAFEERIASFDDVPEGIKTQIKAFPKDAHPMAVLSSNMVSLSAFYHDLCAQDLTPAQKDTAIAQLMGQLKVVAAYAYRHSQGKEFVKSDKSLDYCSDFIHMMTGDKNVNKDVAKALDILLILHVDHEQNCSTSSVRMVGSSKANIFATISAGVDALWGPLHGGANQAVLEMLEEIKQSGKGYEAFLAEVKDKNSNSRLMGFGHRVYKNFDPRAKIIKVACDKVLTTLGVKDPLLDIAKGLEEVALKDEYFVSRKLYPNVDFYSGIIYRALGIPTNMFTVMFAMGRLPGWMAQWKEMVEQPGFKICRPRQIYTGDTKNTYKDIKSR
- a CDS encoding MBL fold metallo-hydrolase, coding for MKSLVCLLLMMASFESISETYKTSDHYNGKTFLNPGQNDLKSFWQVLKWKMTNARVDWPETVPNKNFPMRPLGLDEKVSATWINHSTFLLQFPGLNVLTDPVYSDRTSPFSWAGPKRVREPGIPFDVLPKIDVVLISHNHYDHLDLETIQRLDAKFHPLFLVSLGDEKLLKKAGVQNVKAMDWWEEVRVRDLRFIFAPSQHWSARSLWDKNESLWGSFMIDSGATKVYFAGDSGYGPHFLDIKSRLGAPDLALLPIGAYKPQWFMRFHHMNPEDAVKAHLDLGANRSIAMHYGTFQLSDEGIDEPERDLKIAREQFQVSEDKFTILEQGQGLSY
- a CDS encoding VOC family protein, which encodes MEPRISLITLGVSDLARSKKFYEALGFPTTWSEEKGVVFFKTSGTALSLFPLKELVKDIGDNREAKFPAFSGITIAHNTKEKHQVDEVMALVEKAGGKIVKKPQEVFWGGYSGYFTDPDGHMWEVAWGAFPFKADGSLDIP
- a CDS encoding Crp/Fnr family transcriptional regulator, whose protein sequence is MSKISHNIQCENCPSKESGIFCNLERMALQEVSQNKVMNTYKRGQTIFFQGNPPFGLYCISNGKIKVYKTGNDGKETILRIVGPGDVLGHRSLFSNENYNATATVIEDTQVCFIDKNFIHQALKKEPSIALNLIEKFSREMGTAEARSASISSKSTRERLAELLLSFHESYGVAEKDGRTRLDIKLSREEFASIVGAAQETVIRLFSDFKDEGVIEQEGKIIFITDKEKLLEIANLDY
- a CDS encoding small ribosomal subunit Rsm22 family protein; this translates as MKLSDLTPHLIYQFNSEHELLAAIEEISQKFTINRDKIGDYLKDPRLVSAYTVFYLSTNVPKLQEVFKWMPQGWMEELKNCDFIDLGAGPGTFSLAWKSMGAEKDFYQIELSSLMKEQGKKIWEGLHQDKLFQGSRWEWSNPNPKFLLFGHSANEMGADVALDYIQKINPDHILFIEPGTKDFFPKMLKIRTELLKDYNVLYPCPLPEKCPMEGTENWCHQFIQVKHDLEVERLSQMARKDRKLLPLTVQAFSRTFKAQNPQERLVRVFPETKFSHEWEVCHNSILSRYQVMKRDLSKQESKDLSEVLAGATIETEVIKELDQSKRVKLLKVQK
- a CDS encoding GNAT family N-acetyltransferase encodes the protein MKIEKMSLEDLTEVTHLAEQLGYPNTVEEVTQRFVEMINDPDYALFVAKTDRVLGWIQINHEPKTLLIGPRADIAALVVDENSRSLGVGKALVKRAEEWARENKIELVRVKSNTKREAAHRFYQREGYTLAKTSHMFSKQLK